The following are encoded in a window of Candidatus Microthrix parvicella Bio17-1 genomic DNA:
- a CDS encoding N-acetylmuramoyl-L-alanine amidase: MTHRPGPGALNAPQIRRRRDWAPDLPIKAPIEAEQVRFLLVHHTSEPGSDYQPEDVEGILRQIYSFHTGAEKDWPDIAYNFFVDKFGTIWEGRTGSVDGPIRGSATGGNQGFSQLCCFLGDFEAEPPPEAAVSSMITLLAWLADRYKVDVTPGATTTFASRGSNLHPPGKEVITGTISTHRQMSQTACPGTACHQMVVDQFQGLVAAQIPPAAPPGTTEPTTPPTTSSPGVVATPPSDSTTVLEAGRNRAEQAGAPRPTGSRTDSGSGPLPIILGSGAAAVAGALAVGAWSNTRSRAIAPAVSGEPGTAGLPTATSNPTNAIAPSASRFVPSVNEPVGSEPNRNVTTVGSPAVWWPNTTSSGTAGAATANETLVFWLVGSAYSQPARTRIESSMRASLDRFGATGWVSPGPWFTQMLSTILPGLTHPPGSGLLLGLATSGQCLALSAGNARVDIPEVTGRHKPRPPLPGIDPRSGMAHRWNIPVGVTWLAGWLGGPGTLSVGPEIVAANLAQGREQDPELLGSAEGYLGVRLVPPANKPESP; the protein is encoded by the coding sequence GTGACACACAGGCCTGGGCCTGGCGCGTTGAACGCCCCACAGATACGACGACGACGGGATTGGGCGCCCGACCTCCCCATCAAAGCCCCCATCGAGGCTGAGCAGGTCAGATTTCTCCTCGTCCACCACACCTCCGAGCCGGGTTCCGACTATCAGCCCGAGGACGTCGAGGGTATCTTACGTCAGATTTACAGCTTCCACACCGGCGCGGAGAAGGACTGGCCCGACATCGCGTACAACTTCTTCGTCGACAAGTTCGGAACAATCTGGGAGGGCAGGACGGGAAGTGTCGATGGTCCAATTCGGGGCTCGGCAACCGGCGGAAACCAGGGATTCAGTCAGTTGTGCTGTTTCTTGGGCGACTTCGAAGCCGAGCCGCCGCCCGAAGCAGCGGTGTCATCGATGATCACATTGCTGGCCTGGCTTGCGGACCGATACAAGGTCGACGTCACTCCGGGAGCCACGACCACGTTCGCCTCCAGGGGCTCCAACCTTCACCCGCCAGGTAAGGAGGTGATCACTGGAACGATCTCGACCCACCGACAGATGTCGCAGACGGCTTGTCCGGGGACCGCGTGCCACCAGATGGTGGTCGACCAGTTCCAAGGGCTGGTCGCAGCTCAGATCCCTCCCGCCGCTCCCCCGGGCACCACCGAGCCGACGACGCCGCCAACAACAAGTTCTCCCGGAGTCGTTGCCACGCCGCCGTCCGACTCAACGACCGTGCTCGAGGCCGGTCGTAATCGCGCTGAGCAGGCCGGGGCCCCACGTCCCACCGGCTCCAGAACCGACTCCGGGAGCGGGCCGCTGCCGATCATCCTCGGCTCTGGAGCCGCCGCGGTCGCAGGCGCGCTGGCCGTAGGGGCCTGGTCCAATACGCGTTCGAGAGCCATCGCGCCGGCCGTCTCCGGCGAACCGGGCACTGCTGGGCTCCCCACGGCAACCTCCAACCCAACCAATGCGATCGCCCCGTCAGCATCGCGATTCGTTCCTTCGGTAAACGAGCCGGTTGGCAGTGAACCAAACCGTAACGTGACGACAGTTGGTTCACCGGCCGTCTGGTGGCCAAACACGACATCGTCCGGCACAGCAGGCGCAGCGACTGCCAACGAGACGCTCGTCTTCTGGCTCGTGGGGTCCGCCTACTCACAGCCGGCTCGAACCCGCATCGAATCCTCGATGCGGGCCTCGCTCGACCGGTTCGGCGCCACGGGCTGGGTTAGCCCCGGACCGTGGTTTACCCAGATGCTCTCCACCATTTTGCCTGGCCTCACGCATCCGCCGGGGAGTGGCCTCCTGCTTGGGCTCGCGACGAGCGGACAGTGCCTCGCACTCAGCGCCGGCAACGCACGCGTCGACATTCCGGAGGTCACCGGCCGCCATAAGCCTCGGCCTCCGTTGCCGGGAATCGACCCTCGTTCCGGCATGGCCCACCGCTGGAACATCCCGGTCGGTGTCACGTGGTTGGCCGGCTGGCTGGGAGGACCTGGGACGCTGTCCGTTGGCCCCGAGATCGTCGCAGCGAACCTCGCTCAGGGACGCGAGCAGGATCCCGAGCTCTTGGGGAGCGCCGAGGGGTACCTGGGCGTGCGCCTCGTTCCGCCAGCCAACAAGCCGGAGTCTCCCTGA
- a CDS encoding N-6 DNA methylase, whose product MTDHLAGGAAAALDPPPGAAICDLLGPLYELMLADAVRRSAGVHFTSPALASGLVNFAASIRVGERFRTGEVVLDPACGAGAFLVAVARHLWVEAGADGRSTSVGGILSRLVGADLDPDVLVVARAALARWALDEADAPGADEAVARARASGLSSDEPTLVCCDALTQPDVLARAIGGAPVGWVVGNPPFLAQLRAGTRHDARRRSSLTERFGAEVGAYTDTAALFLLAATELVADTGVVCLIQPRSVLAARDAAGVRQTVTKRMPLAAAWVGDGGFGAAVEVWAPVLGGFAAAPVGEVPVRGGSTVEMELGMVPVGALSSESWGALVAAAEGLPAVRRTSGTPLGRLGEVVRFSAGFRDEYYAMLELAQEATLTEREGRPEVPAGFAALVSSGLIDPGVCRWGGKSMRFGKRRWESPVVDLGALAADDAPTTAWAKRQLVPKVLVASQTRVIEAAPDGQGRAIGLTPVIAGVPKGITLGHLLAVLCSPVSTLSLVSAMAGSGMGRAGVRVSTRALGDLDLPVHQGPWDEAAGLLAGRCDLGDGIESATLTWVHELMVAASGIDGGDAVLSWFDGC is encoded by the coding sequence GTGACCGACCACCTGGCCGGGGGCGCTGCTGCGGCGCTGGACCCTCCGCCCGGTGCGGCGATTTGTGACCTGCTCGGACCCCTGTACGAGTTGATGCTGGCCGATGCGGTTCGGCGTTCGGCCGGCGTGCATTTCACCAGTCCGGCGCTCGCGTCGGGCCTGGTGAACTTTGCGGCGTCAATCCGCGTTGGCGAGCGCTTCCGGACCGGCGAGGTGGTGCTCGATCCGGCGTGCGGCGCCGGTGCGTTTCTGGTGGCGGTTGCCCGGCATCTGTGGGTTGAGGCGGGCGCTGATGGCCGATCGACCTCGGTGGGGGGGATCCTGAGCCGGCTGGTCGGTGCCGACCTGGATCCCGATGTGCTGGTGGTGGCCCGCGCCGCCCTGGCCCGGTGGGCGCTCGACGAGGCCGATGCGCCCGGAGCCGACGAAGCCGTCGCTCGTGCCCGTGCCTCAGGGTTGTCATCGGACGAACCGACCCTGGTGTGCTGCGACGCGCTGACCCAACCCGATGTCCTGGCTCGGGCGATCGGTGGTGCGCCGGTGGGGTGGGTTGTTGGCAACCCGCCGTTTCTGGCTCAGCTCAGGGCGGGAACCCGCCATGACGCCCGCCGTCGCTCATCACTGACGGAACGATTCGGGGCCGAGGTGGGCGCCTATACCGATACTGCGGCGCTGTTTCTTCTCGCTGCAACCGAACTGGTTGCGGACACAGGCGTGGTGTGTTTGATCCAGCCCCGTTCGGTGCTGGCCGCCCGGGATGCGGCGGGCGTGCGCCAGACGGTGACCAAACGAATGCCTCTGGCCGCCGCCTGGGTGGGTGATGGGGGCTTCGGTGCTGCGGTTGAGGTCTGGGCGCCGGTGCTGGGTGGCTTCGCCGCTGCACCGGTCGGGGAGGTTCCGGTGAGGGGCGGCTCGACCGTCGAAATGGAGCTCGGGATGGTTCCGGTTGGGGCCCTCTCCAGCGAGAGTTGGGGTGCACTGGTGGCGGCCGCCGAGGGGCTCCCAGCGGTCCGCCGGACATCCGGCACGCCGCTGGGTCGGTTGGGGGAGGTCGTGAGGTTCAGCGCAGGGTTTCGCGATGAGTACTACGCCATGTTGGAACTGGCCCAGGAAGCCACCCTGACCGAGCGGGAGGGGCGCCCGGAGGTGCCGGCCGGATTCGCGGCGCTGGTGTCCTCCGGGCTGATCGATCCGGGCGTTTGTCGGTGGGGCGGGAAGTCGATGAGGTTTGGGAAGCGGCGTTGGGAGTCGCCGGTGGTTGACCTGGGAGCGCTGGCAGCCGACGATGCACCGACCACGGCCTGGGCGAAGCGCCAGTTGGTGCCCAAAGTGCTCGTCGCCAGTCAGACCCGAGTGATCGAGGCGGCGCCCGACGGCCAGGGGCGGGCCATCGGCCTGACCCCGGTGATCGCCGGAGTGCCCAAGGGCATCACACTGGGCCATCTGTTGGCTGTGCTGTGTTCGCCGGTCAGCACACTGAGCCTGGTGTCTGCCATGGCGGGCAGTGGTATGGGACGCGCAGGCGTCCGGGTGTCCACCAGGGCGCTCGGCGACCTCGACCTCCCGGTCCATCAAGGCCCGTGGGATGAGGCCGCCGGTCTGCTTGCCGGACGCTGTGACCTTGGCGACGGCATCGAGTCGGCAACGCTGACCTGGGTGCACGAACTGATGGTCGCGGCATCAGGTATCGATGGTGGTGACGCTGTGCTGTCATGGTTCGACGGCTGCTGA